From a region of the Kwoniella mangroviensis CBS 8507 chromosome 1 map unlocalized Ctg01, whole genome shotgun sequence genome:
- a CDS encoding riboflavin synthase, alpha subunit, translating into MFTGLIEHMSTISAINDPSSSDSTEGFTFTISDSAPILGDCHIGDSICVNGACLTVTEFDQSSFKVNLAPETLNRTNLGELKIGDKVNCERAMSAHTRLGGHMLQGHVDSAATIISMIQDGDSIRYQFALPTNSTLLPYIIEKGYIAIDGASLTITNVDEKEGSFGIMLISHSQEKLTLTGKKEGDKVNIEVDVVGKYILGSSSKIEGLVERLVEKKLKEKGLI; encoded by the exons ATGTTCACCGGTTTA ATTGAACACATGTCAACGATCTCAGCGATCAatgatccatcttcctccgatTCCACCGAGGGATTCACATTCACCATCAGTGACTCTGCCCCGATCTTGGGAGACTGTCACATAGGAGATTCGATATGCGTCAACGGAGCATGTCTTACCGTAACGgaatttgatcaatcgtCATTCAAAGTCAACTTGGCTCCTGAAACGCTCAATCGGACGAATCTTGGTGAATTGAAAATAGGTGACAAAGTGAATTGTGAAAGGGCAATGTCAGCACATACAAGATTAGGTGGTCATATGTTACAAGGACATGTAGATTCTGCAGCTACGATCATATCTATGATTCAAGATGGTGATTCAATCCGATATCAATTCGCCTTACCAACCAATTCAACATTGTTACCGTACATCATCGAAAAAGGTTATATAGCGATTGATGGAGCTTCCTTGACTATAACCAACGTAGATGAAAAAGAGGGTAGTTTCGGTATAATGTTGATATCGCATTCACAAGAGAAGTTGACGTTAAcgggaaagaaggaaggtgataaagTGAATATAGAAGTGGATGTTGTAGGTAAATACATATTGGGAAGTTCGAGTAAGATTGAAGGATTGGTGGAAaggttggtggagaagaaattgaaagagaagggttTAATATGA